In a single window of the Pseudomonas sp. B21-015 genome:
- a CDS encoding potassium channel family protein, which yields MSIFLLLRAYASSFFHRFGWAGLAIALGIHMTTAWLGLALLGEQHLIAPATFIYFYLTTTLTVGYGDLAPQTSAGRIFVATWVMLGGIALLTAAIGKTTSSVIDVWRKGMKGKGDFTGKVGHTVLIGWEGATSERVIELLLQDETSNDNLIVICDCTLEENPMPGKAAFIKGESLSAAALLLRAGVPGAERVLVRTHSDDLTLATVLAVNQLSPVGHVVAHFNESEIAALASAYAPSLECTSSMAIEMLVRASQDPGSSVVINELLCVGQGATQYLMKLPEAFEATFGDLYAQMKERHNATLIGYRAKGARHPSINPPGATRVEGGELFYIASTRLKEISNGMV from the coding sequence ATGTCGATTTTCCTTTTGTTGCGTGCGTACGCCTCGTCCTTCTTCCATCGGTTCGGCTGGGCGGGCCTGGCCATTGCCTTGGGCATACACATGACCACGGCTTGGCTGGGCCTGGCGCTTCTGGGCGAACAACACCTCATCGCCCCCGCCACGTTTATCTACTTCTATCTCACCACCACACTCACCGTCGGCTACGGCGATCTCGCGCCGCAGACATCCGCGGGACGGATTTTCGTGGCTACCTGGGTCATGCTCGGGGGCATTGCGCTGCTGACGGCAGCCATCGGCAAAACCACCAGCAGTGTCATCGATGTATGGAGAAAAGGCATGAAGGGCAAAGGCGATTTCACCGGCAAGGTCGGCCACACCGTTCTCATCGGCTGGGAAGGCGCGACCAGCGAGCGGGTGATTGAATTACTGCTGCAGGACGAAACGTCCAATGACAACCTGATCGTCATTTGCGATTGCACCCTTGAAGAAAACCCCATGCCGGGCAAAGCGGCCTTTATCAAAGGCGAAAGCCTGTCCGCTGCCGCGCTTTTGCTGCGGGCCGGCGTGCCTGGCGCCGAACGCGTACTGGTGCGAACCCATTCAGACGATCTGACCCTGGCCACCGTGCTGGCGGTCAATCAACTGAGCCCTGTCGGGCATGTGGTCGCCCACTTCAATGAAAGTGAAATCGCCGCGCTCGCCAGCGCCTACGCCCCCAGCCTGGAATGCACCTCAAGCATGGCCATCGAGATGTTGGTGCGTGCCTCTCAGGACCCGGGCTCGTCTGTGGTCATCAATGAATTGCTTTGCGTGGGCCAAGGCGCCACCCAATACCTGATGAAACTGCCCGAGGCTTTTGAAGCAACGTTCGGCGATCTGTACGCACAGATGAAAGAACGCCACAACGCTACCCTTATCGGCTACCGCGCCAAAGGCGCCCGCCACCCTTCGATCAACCCGCCCGGCGCCACTCGCGTTGAGGGCGGTGAACTCTTCTACATCGCCTCCACGCGCCTCAAGGAAATCTCCAATGGGATGGTTTAA
- a CDS encoding rhomboid family intramembrane serine protease, with protein MDALKGFKTIAGVALFMVALHLLNAATGYSLTAFGLVPRTLHGLAGIITSPFLHSSFAHLSANLIAFLILGTLVIIEGLNRFVAVSAIIILLGGSLIWLFGFAGVHIGASGWVFGLWAYLLSRAWFQRSWSNLITASVVALLYGGLIFGFLPRRGISFEGHIFSAIAGFIAAKVLLSTPRSRFNAAR; from the coding sequence ATGGATGCCCTGAAGGGTTTCAAGACAATCGCAGGCGTAGCCCTCTTCATGGTTGCGCTGCATCTGCTCAATGCGGCGACCGGCTACAGCCTTACTGCCTTCGGCCTGGTGCCGAGAACATTGCACGGACTGGCCGGCATCATCACCTCGCCTTTCTTGCACTCATCCTTTGCACACCTGAGCGCCAACCTGATTGCCTTCTTGATCCTCGGTACTCTGGTCATTATCGAAGGGCTCAATCGGTTCGTGGCCGTCAGCGCTATCATTATTCTGCTGGGCGGCTCGCTGATCTGGCTGTTCGGTTTTGCAGGCGTACACATCGGTGCCAGCGGATGGGTATTCGGGCTGTGGGCGTACCTCCTGTCGCGCGCCTGGTTCCAGAGAAGCTGGAGCAACCTGATAACGGCCAGTGTCGTCGCCCTGCTCTATGGCGGGCTGATTTTTGGCTTCCTTCCTCGCCGGGGCATTTCCTTCGAAGGGCATATTTTTAGTGCGATCGCCGGGTTTATTGCAGCCAAGGTACTTTTATCTACGCCGCGCAGCAGGTTTAATGCCGCCCGGTAA
- a CDS encoding PspA/IM30 family protein yields MTQSIWSKLFTALRGGANEVGESIVDQQALRILDQEIRDADSALANAKRELVTIMAKHKLSADRVSEYNAKIKDLESKALSAIQANREDLALEVAEAISTLTNELDVEQKQATEFGGYADNMRKDITKAENRIKSLRQQVDMAKARESVQKAQVSASIASGGANGKLETAVGTLNRLQAKQQQRAAELQAQDELADASTGTDLERKLREAGITPNEGSANAILERLKKKSAE; encoded by the coding sequence ATGACTCAGTCCATCTGGAGCAAATTGTTCACCGCGCTGCGTGGCGGTGCCAATGAAGTCGGCGAATCGATCGTCGACCAACAGGCCCTGCGCATCCTCGACCAGGAAATTCGCGATGCTGACAGCGCGCTGGCCAACGCCAAGCGCGAGCTGGTCACCATCATGGCCAAGCACAAACTGTCGGCTGATCGCGTCAGCGAGTACAACGCCAAGATCAAGGACCTGGAATCCAAGGCCCTGTCCGCAATCCAGGCCAATCGCGAAGACCTGGCACTGGAAGTGGCCGAAGCCATTTCGACCCTGACCAATGAACTGGATGTCGAGCAAAAGCAGGCCACCGAATTCGGCGGTTACGCAGACAACATGCGCAAAGACATCACCAAGGCCGAAAACCGCATCAAAAGCCTGCGTCAGCAAGTGGACATGGCCAAGGCTCGCGAGAGCGTCCAGAAAGCCCAGGTCAGCGCTTCGATCGCCAGTGGCGGCGCCAACGGCAAGCTGGAAACCGCTGTCGGTACGCTGAACCGTCTGCAAGCCAAGCAACAGCAACGCGCCGCTGAACTGCAAGCCCAGGACGAACTGGCCGATGCGTCGACCGGCACCGACCTGGAGCGCAAGCTGCGCGAAGCCGGCATCACGCCGAACGAAGGCAGCGCCAATGCGATCCTGGAACGCCTGAAGAAAAAATCGGCCGAGTAA
- a CDS encoding YjfI family protein → MKQMRAGLGAAGYVKHETWVLPENRSLLKQMEKQLRQPILAGSFMSENYMSAGNNWNIDRLYSALQALDEVIANDITLSLVQGSESSIKLEMNDFGGLPIYIAVVGDQIIVDTVLVDVESINDVPAFNDAVLRSREMFPLSSIGIESMPNGQIVYNMFGALSSDSSLTNVVTEVKTLVDNVQRASEAFERFFN, encoded by the coding sequence ATGAAGCAGATGCGCGCGGGCCTGGGTGCCGCCGGGTATGTGAAACACGAGACTTGGGTGCTTCCCGAAAACCGAAGCCTGCTCAAGCAGATGGAGAAACAGCTACGCCAACCGATTCTGGCTGGCTCATTCATGTCGGAGAATTACATGAGCGCAGGTAATAACTGGAACATCGATCGCCTCTACAGCGCCCTTCAGGCCCTCGACGAAGTGATTGCGAACGACATCACCCTTTCCCTCGTTCAAGGCTCCGAATCCAGCATCAAGCTGGAAATGAACGATTTCGGTGGCTTGCCGATTTACATCGCAGTGGTTGGCGATCAGATCATCGTCGATACCGTTCTGGTCGATGTCGAGTCCATCAACGATGTACCGGCCTTCAACGATGCCGTTCTGCGCAGCCGGGAAATGTTCCCGTTGTCCTCGATCGGTATCGAGTCCATGCCTAACGGGCAGATCGTTTACAACATGTTCGGCGCACTGAGCTCCGACTCCAGCCTGACCAACGTCGTGACCGAGGTCAAAACCCTCGTCGACAACGTCCAGCGCGCCAGTGAAGCCTTCGAACGCTTTTTCAATTAA
- a CDS encoding cysteine hydrolase family protein, protein MAKQALIVVDIQNDYFPQGKWPLAGADAAADNAARLIQAFREAGDPVVHIRHEFTSDAAPFFTPGSDGAKLHPKVLNRADEPVVLKHFTNSFRETELESILDQQGIEHLVVVGSMSHMCIDGITRAAADLGYTVTVVHDACATRDLEFNGLTVPAAHVHAAFMSALGFAYASVVSTDDFLAD, encoded by the coding sequence ATGGCCAAGCAAGCACTCATCGTAGTCGATATCCAGAACGACTACTTCCCCCAAGGCAAGTGGCCGCTGGCGGGCGCCGACGCCGCAGCGGACAACGCCGCACGGTTGATTCAGGCGTTTCGCGAGGCCGGTGATCCGGTGGTGCATATCCGCCACGAATTCACCTCCGACGCCGCACCGTTCTTCACCCCGGGCTCCGACGGCGCGAAGTTGCATCCCAAAGTTCTCAACCGTGCCGACGAACCGGTGGTGCTCAAGCACTTCACCAACTCATTCCGCGAAACCGAACTGGAGTCAATCCTCGACCAGCAAGGCATCGAGCACCTGGTGGTGGTCGGGAGCATGAGCCACATGTGCATCGACGGCATCACCCGTGCCGCGGCAGATCTTGGCTACACCGTCACCGTCGTCCACGATGCCTGCGCCACCCGTGATCTGGAGTTCAACGGTCTGACGGTTCCGGCAGCCCACGTACACGCCGCCTTCATGTCGGCCCTGGGTTTTGCTTATGCAAGCGTGGTGTCCACTGACGATTTTCTGGCTGATTAA
- a CDS encoding GlxA family transcriptional regulator encodes MGVERAVAELGVLIYPGAQMAAVHGLTDLFGVANRIAAEHQTAQLPLLRVSHWQVEGDQVLERVYDTHPGPAGALVAVLIPPSIGGFSEGQAPQGLIRWIRQQHASGATLGGVCVGSILLAESGLLDGRSATTHWTSAKSFAERYPAVKLKADTPIVDDGDLITTAGLMAWSELGLRLVDRLLGPSIATGTARFLVVEHSDSASECGSNFSPILNHGDGLILKVQHWLQSTGATDVSLAAMAERAGLEERTFLRRFRAATGLKPTEYCQHLRVGKAREMLEFTNGTIDHIAWTVGYQDPSAFRATFKKITGLAPSDYRARFGVTPIAVMAR; translated from the coding sequence ATGGGAGTCGAAAGGGCAGTCGCCGAACTGGGGGTACTGATCTATCCCGGTGCGCAGATGGCAGCGGTGCATGGGTTGACGGACCTGTTTGGCGTGGCCAACCGGATCGCCGCCGAGCATCAGACGGCACAGCTACCGTTGCTGCGGGTCAGCCATTGGCAGGTCGAGGGCGATCAGGTGCTCGAGCGGGTCTATGACACTCATCCAGGCCCGGCCGGCGCGTTGGTTGCCGTGTTGATCCCACCCTCGATCGGAGGCTTTTCCGAGGGACAGGCGCCCCAGGGGTTGATTCGCTGGATTCGACAGCAACATGCCAGCGGCGCGACCCTCGGCGGGGTCTGCGTGGGTTCTATTCTGTTGGCCGAAAGCGGCCTGCTCGACGGCCGTAGCGCCACCACCCACTGGACTTCGGCTAAATCTTTCGCCGAGCGTTACCCCGCGGTAAAGCTCAAGGCCGACACGCCCATCGTCGACGACGGTGATCTGATCACCACCGCCGGGCTGATGGCCTGGTCAGAGCTGGGGTTACGGTTGGTGGACCGCTTGCTGGGGCCGAGCATCGCCACCGGCACGGCGCGGTTTCTGGTGGTGGAACACAGCGACAGCGCGAGCGAGTGCGGCAGTAACTTTTCACCGATTCTCAACCATGGCGATGGGTTGATTCTCAAGGTTCAGCACTGGCTGCAAAGCACCGGGGCGACCGATGTCTCGTTGGCGGCGATGGCCGAACGGGCGGGGCTGGAAGAGCGTACTTTCCTGCGGCGGTTCCGTGCAGCGACCGGGTTGAAACCCACCGAGTATTGCCAGCATCTGCGAGTCGGCAAGGCGCGGGAAATGCTCGAATTCACCAACGGCACCATTGATCACATTGCCTGGACCGTGGGCTATCAGGACCCGAGTGCGTTTCGCGCAACGTTCAAGAAGATTACCGGGCTGGCGCCGAGTGATTACCGGGCACGGTTTGGGGTTACGCCGATCGCGGTCATGGCTCGGTAG
- a CDS encoding DUF3182 family protein: MTPTNRKKLVLAHSVRPDAPLHEVETNRALARWLAQIVGLEYGGSYDLQLHSGRDLYLLPTQTLVGVAAARQLGVKGPEDLWGGYVDHDFICTKAISHGLLSRYAFAPEGWAPLFSERVRSVVLDGLSVFSLDDARPAAEHLLYSGPIRMKPIHACAGRGQEVIKSLGQFDAILARPDAKALFTEGVVLEQDLTEVITHSVGQSFIGDNVLSYCGDQYLTEDGEGEQVYGGSNLLVVQGYYEDLLALELPDEVRLAIQKAQVFDSAADEAYPGFYASRRNYDIAQGLDCNGQQRSGVLEQSWRLGGASSAEVAALQSFVNDPGLRAIRVSSVETYTDQPLPLNAIEVYRGPAEHSDFLLKYVTVKSYDG; encoded by the coding sequence ATGACCCCAACAAATCGCAAGAAACTGGTGCTCGCCCATTCGGTGCGACCCGATGCTCCGCTGCACGAAGTCGAAACCAATCGCGCGCTGGCCCGTTGGCTGGCACAGATCGTCGGGCTTGAATACGGCGGCAGCTACGACCTTCAATTGCACAGCGGCCGTGACCTTTATCTGTTGCCGACCCAGACGCTGGTAGGCGTCGCTGCTGCTCGGCAGCTGGGCGTCAAAGGGCCGGAGGATTTGTGGGGCGGTTACGTCGACCACGATTTCATCTGCACCAAAGCCATCAGTCATGGCTTGTTAAGCCGCTATGCGTTCGCCCCCGAAGGTTGGGCGCCCCTGTTTTCCGAGCGGGTCCGCAGCGTCGTGCTCGATGGCCTCAGCGTGTTCTCCCTGGACGATGCCCGCCCGGCAGCGGAGCATCTGCTCTACAGCGGCCCGATCCGTATGAAGCCAATTCATGCCTGCGCCGGACGCGGTCAGGAAGTGATCAAAAGCCTCGGCCAGTTCGACGCCATCCTCGCTCGTCCCGATGCCAAAGCGTTGTTCACCGAAGGTGTGGTGCTGGAGCAGGACTTGACTGAGGTGATCACCCACAGTGTTGGTCAGAGTTTTATCGGCGACAACGTGCTGAGTTATTGCGGTGATCAATACTTGACCGAAGACGGGGAGGGTGAGCAGGTTTATGGCGGGTCCAACCTGTTGGTGGTGCAGGGCTATTACGAGGATTTGCTGGCGCTGGAACTGCCGGATGAGGTGAGGCTGGCGATCCAGAAGGCGCAGGTGTTCGATAGCGCGGCGGATGAAGCCTACCCCGGTTTCTACGCCTCGCGGCGCAACTACGACATCGCCCAGGGGTTGGACTGTAACGGCCAACAACGCAGCGGCGTGCTCGAACAGTCCTGGCGCCTGGGCGGTGCCAGCAGTGCTGAAGTCGCGGCGCTGCAAAGCTTCGTCAACGACCCCGGCCTGCGCGCGATTCGCGTGTCGTCGGTCGAAACCTATACCGACCAACCGCTGCCGCTGAACGCCATTGAGGTCTACCGCGGACCGGCGGAACACAGTGACTTTCTTCTCAAGTACGTAACGGTCAAATCCTATGACGGCTAG
- a CDS encoding S9 family peptidase, translating to MTARSETIAIDIDDEQMSGTFLSPKSKVPGVLFVHGWGGSQERDLERAKGIAGLGCVCLTFDLRGHTGGTGIPLSRVTREDNLRDLLAAYDRLLAHPALDTSAIAVVGTSYGGYLAAILTTLRPVRWLALRVPALYRDDFWHTPKRELDKVDLRDYRNTRVRADSNRALHACSQFTGDVLLVESETDAYVPHATIMSYRAACQRTHSLTHRIIDGADHALSEPVSQQAYTSILVGWITEMVVGERLSIIQST from the coding sequence ATGACGGCTAGAAGCGAAACCATTGCGATCGACATCGACGATGAACAGATGAGCGGGACCTTCCTCAGCCCCAAATCGAAAGTCCCGGGTGTGCTTTTCGTCCACGGTTGGGGCGGTAGTCAGGAGCGTGACCTGGAACGCGCCAAAGGCATTGCCGGGTTGGGTTGCGTATGTCTGACGTTCGACTTGCGCGGCCATACCGGCGGGACCGGTATTCCGTTGTCCCGGGTGACCCGCGAAGACAACCTGCGCGACCTGCTGGCGGCCTACGATCGCTTGCTCGCCCATCCGGCGCTCGATACCTCCGCGATCGCGGTGGTCGGCACCAGTTATGGCGGTTATCTGGCAGCGATCCTGACGACGTTACGCCCTGTGCGCTGGTTGGCGCTGCGAGTGCCGGCGCTGTATCGCGACGACTTTTGGCACACGCCCAAGCGTGAATTGGACAAGGTCGATTTACGCGATTACCGCAACACACGGGTCCGCGCTGACAGCAATCGCGCACTGCATGCCTGTTCGCAATTTACCGGGGATGTGTTGCTGGTGGAGTCCGAGACCGACGCCTATGTACCCCATGCGACGATCATGAGTTACCGCGCTGCGTGTCAGCGGACCCACTCGTTGACCCACCGGATTATCGACGGTGCCGATCACGCCTTGAGCGAGCCTGTCTCGCAACAGGCGTACACCTCGATCCTTGTGGGCTGGATCACGGAAATGGTGGTGGGCGAGCGGTTGAGCATTATCCAGTCAACATGA
- a CDS encoding lysylphosphatidylglycerol synthase domain-containing protein, translated as MSHSEAQPAPHSDTPGKPLWRRWKKPLTMLFFLALIVLFTMLAQRIEWDEVFDTLADFKVRTLIIASGLTLVSFLVYACFDLIGRTYIRQNLTWRQILPVGIISYAFNLNLSAWVGGIAMRYRLYSRLGVSKGNIAKILGLSLATNWFGYMVIAGTVFSSGLVRMPPGWKLSSEALQGVGVLLLLLSAGYLAACRFSRRREWSIRGVEIDLPSLHMAILQLGLGALNWSLMAAVIFTLLPSKLDYPLVLGVLLISAIAGVITHIPAGLGVLEAVFVALLQHQVSRGSLVAGLIAYRAIYFILPLLITVVMYLVVEAKAKSLRISKKPS; from the coding sequence ATGAGCCATTCCGAAGCGCAGCCTGCCCCGCACTCCGACACGCCAGGCAAACCCCTCTGGCGCCGCTGGAAAAAGCCTCTGACGATGCTGTTTTTCCTGGCGTTGATCGTTTTGTTCACGATGCTCGCCCAGCGCATCGAATGGGATGAAGTATTCGACACGCTGGCCGATTTCAAAGTACGCACGCTAATCATCGCATCAGGCCTGACCCTGGTGAGTTTTCTGGTTTACGCCTGTTTCGACCTGATCGGCCGCACCTACATCCGGCAGAACCTGACCTGGCGGCAGATCCTCCCGGTGGGAATCATCAGCTATGCCTTCAATCTCAACCTGAGCGCCTGGGTCGGCGGCATCGCCATGCGTTACAGGCTGTATTCACGGCTTGGCGTGAGTAAAGGCAACATCGCGAAAATCCTCGGGCTGAGCCTGGCGACCAACTGGTTCGGTTACATGGTGATTGCCGGCACTGTGTTCAGCAGCGGACTGGTGCGAATGCCGCCAGGCTGGAAGCTGAGTAGCGAAGCCTTGCAAGGCGTGGGCGTGTTGTTGCTGCTATTGAGTGCAGGATATTTGGCGGCCTGCCGGTTTTCCAGGAGGCGGGAGTGGTCGATTCGCGGCGTGGAAATCGACCTGCCGTCGCTGCACATGGCGATCCTGCAACTAGGCCTCGGCGCACTGAACTGGTCACTGATGGCGGCGGTGATCTTCACCCTGCTGCCGAGCAAACTGGACTATCCGCTGGTGCTTGGCGTGTTGCTGATCAGCGCCATTGCCGGGGTCATCACCCATATTCCCGCCGGGCTCGGCGTGTTGGAGGCGGTGTTCGTGGCGCTGCTGCAACACCAGGTTTCGCGGGGAAGCCTGGTGGCGGGGTTGATTGCTTATCGGGCGATCTATTTCATTCTGCCGCTGTTGATCACCGTGGTGATGTACCTGGTAGTGGAAGCCAAGGCCAAGTCGTTGCGGATCTCGAAAAAACCTTCTTGA
- the clsB gene encoding cardiolipin synthase ClsB, with the protein MSSPSMGKATAEHLSPPPPVRKPAVTDFEYGWHGNNRVELLENGEAYFPRVFEVLRQAQSEILLETFIVFEDKVGNELQQILIEAAQRGVRITVSLDGFGCGELSTEFLAALSNAGVRLQIFDPAPRHFGIRTNWFRRLHRKIVVVDGMIAFIGGINFSADHLADFGPEAKQDYSVEVQGPAVADIHHFVLLKSGRPARAKYWWQRRRQRRAELAVSDHDGQVRLVYRDNAEHPKDIEEVYLQVVRTARRRVVIANAYFFPGYRLLREIRNAARRGVEVHLILQGQPDMRVAKLAARMTYDYLLRAGVVIYEYCDRPLHGKVALVDEDWSTVGSSNLDPLSLSLNLEANVLIRDRAFNRDLYKRLDELSSNHCKIMSIDKAPRGWVWHMTIGFLVFHFLRHFPAWAGWLPAHKPRLKPFIHPAGSAKA; encoded by the coding sequence ATGAGCAGCCCATCGATGGGAAAAGCCACGGCCGAGCACCTGTCCCCGCCTCCCCCCGTGCGCAAACCGGCGGTGACTGACTTCGAGTACGGCTGGCACGGTAACAACCGGGTCGAATTGCTGGAAAACGGTGAAGCGTACTTTCCACGGGTGTTTGAAGTACTGCGCCAGGCCCAGAGTGAAATCCTGCTGGAGACGTTCATTGTGTTCGAGGACAAGGTCGGCAATGAGCTTCAACAGATCCTGATTGAAGCGGCTCAACGCGGTGTGCGCATCACCGTCAGCCTCGACGGTTTTGGCTGTGGCGAACTGAGTACGGAGTTCCTCGCCGCCCTGAGCAACGCAGGCGTACGCCTGCAAATATTCGACCCCGCCCCGCGTCACTTTGGCATCCGCACCAACTGGTTCCGCCGCCTGCACCGCAAAATCGTGGTGGTCGACGGCATGATCGCGTTCATCGGCGGGATCAACTTTTCCGCCGACCATCTGGCCGACTTCGGCCCCGAGGCCAAACAGGATTACTCGGTTGAAGTGCAGGGCCCGGCGGTGGCCGATATTCATCACTTTGTCCTGCTGAAAAGCGGTCGACCGGCCCGGGCCAAATACTGGTGGCAACGCCGCAGACAGAGGCGCGCGGAACTGGCGGTCAGCGATCATGATGGTCAGGTGCGGCTGGTGTATCGCGACAACGCAGAACACCCAAAAGATATCGAAGAGGTGTACTTGCAGGTAGTGCGCACTGCCCGACGTCGCGTGGTGATTGCCAATGCCTATTTCTTTCCAGGCTATCGGCTGCTGCGGGAGATCCGCAATGCGGCGCGCCGAGGAGTCGAGGTGCACCTGATTCTTCAGGGGCAGCCGGACATGCGGGTGGCCAAGCTCGCCGCGCGCATGACCTACGACTACCTGCTGCGGGCCGGGGTGGTGATCTACGAATATTGCGACCGCCCCCTGCATGGCAAAGTCGCCCTGGTCGACGAGGACTGGAGCACCGTCGGTTCGAGCAATCTCGACCCACTGAGTTTGTCTCTGAACCTGGAGGCCAATGTGCTGATCCGCGACCGAGCCTTCAATCGCGACCTGTACAAGCGTCTCGACGAGTTGAGCAGCAACCACTGCAAGATCATGTCGATAGACAAGGCGCCTCGCGGGTGGGTCTGGCACATGACCATCGGCTTTCTGGTGTTTCACTTCCTGCGGCATTTCCCGGCGTGGGCCGGTTGGTTGCCGGCGCATAAACCGCGCCTCAAACCCTTCATCCATCCGGCCGGGAGCGCCAAGGCATGA
- a CDS encoding endonuclease/exonuclease/phosphatase family protein, giving the protein MSIPEPVGGTDEQQPIISAVSRFTVLTVNTHKGFTALNRRFILPELREAVRSVSADVVFLQEVHGTHEHHPQRYNNWPAMPQYEFLADTLWPQFAYGRNAVYPAGDHGNALLSKFQIIRHDNLDVSISGHENRGILHCVLRLPGDGREVHAICVHLGLRESHRAAQLKLLTQRMEELPEDTPVIVAGDFNDWRLRADARLNPCGLREVFVELHGKPARSFPARWPALRLDRIYVRNLKASHPQVLAARPWSHLSDHAPLSVEIEL; this is encoded by the coding sequence ATGAGCATTCCCGAACCGGTCGGCGGGACCGATGAACAGCAACCAATCATCAGCGCCGTGAGCCGCTTTACCGTGCTGACGGTCAACACCCACAAGGGGTTCACCGCGCTCAATCGGCGCTTCATCCTGCCCGAGTTGCGTGAGGCGGTGCGCAGTGTGTCCGCCGACGTGGTGTTTTTACAGGAGGTCCACGGCACCCACGAGCATCACCCCCAGCGCTACAACAACTGGCCGGCAATGCCCCAGTACGAATTCCTGGCCGATACCCTGTGGCCGCAATTTGCCTATGGACGCAACGCCGTATACCCGGCGGGCGATCACGGCAATGCGCTGTTGTCAAAATTCCAGATCATCCGCCACGACAACCTCGACGTGTCCATCAGCGGCCACGAGAACCGTGGAATCCTGCATTGTGTGCTGCGCCTGCCTGGCGATGGTCGGGAAGTGCATGCCATTTGCGTCCATCTGGGGCTGCGCGAAAGCCACCGGGCGGCACAACTCAAGCTGCTGACCCAACGTATGGAAGAGTTACCGGAAGATACCCCGGTGATCGTCGCCGGCGACTTCAACGACTGGCGCCTGCGCGCCGATGCGCGGCTCAATCCTTGCGGTTTGCGTGAGGTCTTCGTCGAGCTGCATGGCAAACCGGCCCGCAGTTTCCCGGCGCGTTGGCCGGCGTTACGCCTGGACCGCATTTACGTGCGCAACCTCAAGGCCAGCCATCCGCAAGTATTGGCAGCACGGCCCTGGTCACACCTTTCCGACCATGCTCCGCTATCGGTGGAAATCGAGCTATGA